From Montipora foliosa isolate CH-2021 chromosome 6, ASM3666993v2, whole genome shotgun sequence, a single genomic window includes:
- the LOC138004891 gene encoding uncharacterized protein: MAATDNTSMALTGSSEESTLAKMFRSVLTEIKELKETVAPLVEPAYEDERDDNLEQGNDESTTAGVDKRPADDPGNKPTEKASGSKLLAEIVRELDISEKTGDEVDEGLVKLMDGLLKDKLQEDKVQTRIEKYPRPRNVEGLRTPRVNPLIWNQIPAQVRTSDSKSQKSPNALVASIVAMIKATNLVLEQEDEHATAKDKAVVSTLTDAITLAMHCFHDMNSSRRQAMKKDLHRDYAALCTSSTIPPTSEYLFGDLSKLTKDISDANKLAKKVRPQQARAHNRKYSTSSQRNQVNRRYQPYQRPRTDFLSKGRLPRSKFKKERDTKQT, encoded by the coding sequence ATGGCGGCGACGGACAATACGAGCATGGCCTTGACTGGCAGCTCAGAGGAATCAACTCTCGCTAAGATGTTCAGGTCAGTGTTGACTGAGATAAAAGAGCTCAAAGAAACAGTCGCTCCTTTAGTAGAACCCGCTTACGAGGATGAACGGGATGATAATCTAGAGCAGGGCAATGACGAATCAACCACTGCAGGCGTGGACAAACGCCCCGCTGATGACCCCGGCAATAAACCAACAGAAAAGGCTTCAGGCAGCAAACTGCTCGCCGAAATAGTCCGGGAACTCGACATCAGTGAAAAAACAGGGGATGAAGTGGATGAAGGGCTTGTAAAGCTTATGGACGGACTCCTCAAGGATAAACTACAGGAGGACAAAGTCCAAACTAGAATTGAGAAATATCCACGGCCCAGAAATGTCGAGGGCTTGCGAACTCCAAGAGTGAATCCACTCATCTGGAACCAGATTCCCGCGCAAGTTCGCACCAGTGACTCAAAATCGCAAAAGTCACCGAACGCACTTGTTGCCTCCATTGTTGCTATGATCAAAGCGACTAATTTGGTGCTCGAACAAGAAGATGAACACGCCACAGCGAAAGACAAAGCCGTGGTGTCAACATTGACAGATGCCATAACATTGGCCATGCATTGTTTTCATGATATGAATTCGTCGAGGCGCCAAGCGATGAAGAAAGACCTGCATCGCGACTACGCGGCCCTCTGTACTTCCTCTACAATCCCCCCTACCTCAGAGTACTTGTTTGGGGATCTATCCAAACTAACAAAGGATATTTCTGATGCCAACAAGCTGGCCAAGAAAGTGAGGCCACAACAAGCGCGAGCTCACAACAGAAAATACAGCACGAGCTCCCAGCGCAATCAAGTCAATCGGCGATACCAGCCATACCAAAGGCCACGGACTGATTTTTTGTCAAAAGGCCGTCTCCCAAGATCCAAGTTCAAGAAGGAGAGAGACACGAAACAAACCTAA
- the LOC138005630 gene encoding uncharacterized protein, whose translation MILNLRAFNEFVQYHHFKMDTLEMAVKMMKPGCFMASIDLKDAYYTVPIFHAHQKYLKFIFNGTLYQYTCMANGLSCAPRAFTKLLKPVYATLHSLGYLSLGYIDDSYLQGDTSSECLENVKVTASLFKKVGFHLHPTKSVIIPTQRLTFLGFVLDSNDMTVTPTESKIQKVVTACQHLLPKPHPTITEVPEVIGLLVSNFPGAQYGPLHYRSLESDKIQALKINKGNYKSHMQLTSSSIADLKWWIANMPTVQRDIVRCNPSMVIQTDASKKGWGAVLGNQEIGGRWTDVETTSHINILELQAAFFALRAFCHNTNNTHVQLQIDNTTAVAYITNMGGSKSTQLNNLAKEMWTWCINKNIWLSAVHIAGKLNTSADNKSRNFSDKHEWALSKEYFQEILSVYPELNIDLFASRLNNQLDVYCSWKPDPGCTYVDAFSIDWSHFNFFAFPPFSLIPRCVQKNSQDKAKGILLIPVWPTQTWFPLVLQLLYSQPWIFKPSANLLCHAHFREPHPLHKSLHLMVCPLSGTPSHSKTFLQTLPPSSWHPGGKELKTSSKLMWKNGWHFVVKGKSITVLPR comes from the coding sequence ATGATACTCAATTTACGAGCTTTCAATGAATTTGTTCAGTAccatcattttaaaatggatacCTTAGAGATGGCAGTGAAAATGATGAAGCCTGGATGCTTCATGGCCTCAATTGATCTTAAAGATGCCTATTACACAGTACCCATTTTTCATGCACACCAAAAATACCTAAAATTTATATTTAATGGTACACTTTACCAGTATACATGCATGGCAAATGGACTCAGCTGTGCACCACGAGCTTTTACTAAACTCCTTAAGCCAGTCTATGCAACGCTGCACAGCCTAGGGTATCTGAGCCTAGGCTACATTGATGATTCGTACCTACAAGGTGACACATCATCTGAGTGCCTTGAGAATGTTAAGGTCACAGCTTCACTATTTAAGAAAGTAGGGTTTCACTTACATCCTACCAAGTCAGTTATTATCCCTACTCAGCGACTTACATTTCTGGGGTTTGTCCTTGATTCAAATGACATGACAGTAACCCCTACTGAAAGCAAAATCCAGAAAGTAGTTACAGCCTGCCAACATTTACTTCCTAAACCCCACCCTACGATAACAGAAGTTCCTGAAGTGATAGGACTTTTAGTATCCAACTTTCCTGGAGCCCAATATGGGCCACTACATTATCGTTCACTGGAGTCTGACAAAATCCAAGCACTGAAAATAAACAAGGGGAACTACAAATCCCACATGCAACTAACGAGTAGTTCCATAGCTGACCTGAAATGGTGGATTGCAAATATGCCTACTGTACAACGAGATATTGTGCGGTGCAATCCCAGCATGGTTATACAAACAGATGCTTCCAAAAAAGGCTGGGGAGCAGTGCTTGGCAATCAGGAAATAGGTGGAAGGTGGACAGATGTTGAGACCACCAGCCACATTAATATTCTGGAATTGCAGGCTGCATTCTTTGCCCTTAGGGCTTTTTGTCACAACACTAATAACACTCATGTCCAATTACAGATTGATAACACAACGGCTGTGGCTTACATCACCAACATGGGTGGCAGCAAGTCAACCCAGTTGAATAATTTAGCCAAAGAAATGTGGACTTGGTGTATAAATAAGAATATTTGGTTGTCAGCAGTACACATAGCTGGAAAGCTCAACACTAGCGCTGACAATAAATCACGTAACTTTTCAGACAAGCATGAGTGGGCACTAAGCAAAGAATACTTTCAAGAGATTCTTTCAGTGTATCCTGAGCTAAACATTGATCTGTTTGCCAGCAGGCTTAATAACCAATTAGATGTTTATTGTTCATGGAAACCAGACCCAGGATGCACCTATGTTGATGCATTTTCCATAGATTGGAGTCATTTTAACTTCTTTGCTTTTCCACCTTTCAGTCTGATTCCAAGGTGTgtgcaaaaaaattcacaagACAAGGCAAAGGGAATACTACTGATCCCTGTGTGGCCAACACAGACGTGGTTTCCACTTGTCCTACAACTGTTATACAGCCAACCGTGGATCTTCAAACCATCAGCAAACCTGCTATGCCATGCCCACTTCAGGGAGCCACACCCCCTACACAAGAGCCTGCACTTGATGGTCTGTCCTTTATCAGGAACACCTTCGCACAGCAAAACCTTTCTCCAGACA